A window of Streptomyces sp. DG1A-41 contains these coding sequences:
- a CDS encoding GntR family transcriptional regulator, translated as MPQIEEAQPKYLQIAHYIRDQILRGDLRPGDEVPSERQLAADWKVSRPTAARSLEALSHQGLVEKRQGSGTYVRSLEVNRRARELYGRARQTGKIYTPGEYAVITSAGWLEAPDHVAEALGLVKDRRAVHRRRVTNNQDGPITLSTSWFAPDVGQRAPKLLEPERIQEGTLLYVENLTGRQGSYAEDRMCARAATEEEAEDLQLAADSAVLIVHHVVFDLQDRPLEFAEATYPPHRWAFEQGYPLT; from the coding sequence ATGCCGCAGATCGAGGAGGCTCAGCCGAAGTATCTCCAGATCGCGCACTACATCCGTGATCAGATTCTTCGGGGTGACCTGCGACCAGGTGATGAGGTGCCGTCCGAACGGCAGTTGGCGGCGGACTGGAAGGTCTCCAGGCCCACGGCCGCGCGGTCGTTGGAGGCGCTGAGCCATCAAGGGCTCGTCGAGAAGCGTCAGGGGTCGGGCACCTACGTGCGGAGCCTCGAAGTCAACCGGCGGGCTCGTGAGTTGTACGGGCGCGCTCGGCAGACCGGGAAGATCTACACGCCTGGCGAGTACGCCGTGATCACCTCTGCCGGTTGGCTGGAGGCGCCGGATCACGTCGCTGAGGCGCTGGGCCTGGTCAAGGATCGCCGTGCGGTGCACCGGCGCCGGGTGACCAACAACCAGGACGGGCCGATCACGCTCTCCACCTCGTGGTTCGCTCCGGATGTCGGTCAACGTGCGCCGAAGCTTCTGGAGCCGGAGCGGATCCAAGAGGGGACGCTGCTGTACGTCGAGAATCTGACCGGGCGGCAGGGGAGTTACGCGGAAGACCGCATGTGTGCGCGTGCGGCGACTGAGGAAGAGGCCGAGGACCTTCAACTTGCTGCCGACTCCGCCGTGCTGATCGTGCACCACGTCGTCTTCGACCTCCAGGACCGGCCGTTGGAGTTCGCTGAGGCCACCTACCCGCCGCATCGCTGGGCGTTCGAGCAGGGCTACCCCCTCACCTGA
- a CDS encoding ATP-binding protein has translation MAYMIDRYPSEESPRLGAMTLHPVAESVPRARRWFRKHIAPYNPACSVDDCVLMISELVTNAIAYGRSDEPWLVWVEWFREGTSLRVDVHNPGFPANVRLRHPDANDSHGRGLLLVDSLAESWHAAPSRFGGTVVSFVVADAWPGR, from the coding sequence ATGGCCTACATGATCGACCGCTACCCGTCTGAGGAGTCACCGCGCCTCGGTGCGATGACCTTGCACCCTGTCGCTGAGTCTGTGCCGCGGGCTCGGCGCTGGTTCCGCAAACACATCGCTCCGTACAACCCGGCCTGCTCCGTCGACGACTGTGTGCTGATGATCTCGGAGCTGGTGACCAACGCCATTGCTTACGGCCGGTCGGACGAACCCTGGCTCGTATGGGTCGAGTGGTTCCGTGAGGGGACCTCGCTCCGGGTCGACGTGCACAACCCTGGCTTTCCGGCGAACGTGCGACTGAGGCACCCCGATGCCAACGACTCCCACGGGCGTGGGCTGCTCCTGGTCGATTCGCTGGCCGAGTCATGGCACGCCGCACCGAGCCGCTTCGGAGGAACCGTCGTCTCTTTCGTGGTGGCCGATGCCTGGCCCGGAAGGTAA
- a CDS encoding GntR family transcriptional regulator — protein sequence MAYEVEPPKYVRLAQTIQRRIEDGTYPPGTRVPSENQLVQSFGMSRPTVVRALELLKRDGWLESRQGYGTIVRDRPEVIEQKDRRGREALQRDESQTPGRLVEVAEVVVPARVASALGLPKKAEVLMRRFLVEEEGEAVELVSSYFPAGLVDDTELASAEVLASSVREHLEARKKIRFDHVTERVSARLPETGEAELLGLPDGVPVLSVLVIACDASGQALQVSDVLLPADRQELEDTYRLS from the coding sequence ATGGCGTATGAAGTGGAGCCACCGAAGTACGTGCGCCTCGCACAGACGATCCAGCGTCGCATCGAGGACGGCACGTACCCGCCTGGCACTCGGGTGCCCAGCGAGAACCAGTTGGTGCAGTCCTTCGGGATGTCCCGCCCCACCGTCGTGCGGGCGCTGGAACTGCTGAAGCGTGACGGCTGGCTGGAGTCCCGACAGGGGTACGGCACGATCGTTCGGGACCGGCCGGAGGTGATCGAGCAGAAGGACAGGCGGGGGCGAGAGGCTCTGCAGCGCGATGAGTCCCAGACCCCGGGACGCCTCGTGGAAGTCGCTGAAGTCGTTGTCCCGGCGCGAGTCGCCTCAGCGCTCGGCTTGCCGAAGAAGGCCGAAGTCCTCATGCGTCGCTTCCTCGTTGAGGAGGAAGGCGAAGCAGTTGAGCTGGTCTCGTCGTACTTCCCCGCCGGCCTGGTGGACGACACTGAGCTGGCGAGCGCTGAAGTCCTTGCCAGCAGTGTGCGCGAGCACCTGGAAGCGAGGAAGAAGATCCGCTTCGACCATGTCACGGAACGAGTCTCAGCCCGGCTCCCTGAGACAGGTGAAGCCGAACTCTTGGGCCTGCCGGATGGTGTGCCCGTGCTGAGCGTCCTGGTCATCGCGTGCGACGCGTCAGGGCAAGCGTTGCAGGTCTCTGACGTGCTGCTTCCTGCTGACCGGCAGGAACTTGAAGACACCTACCGCCTCAGCTGA